A genomic window from Longimicrobiales bacterium includes:
- a CDS encoding tetratricopeptide repeat protein translates to MIRSLVIVAGTILAATAVSVPPALQCPDVADAYTATGWREYQANRLPQAQRAFAAARARCPDHIESRVGLGYVALRNAELDSARMHLEWVLKHNARHVDALTGLGLVAWRAVEYDEARSLFEQVLRLDPERDDVRRHLASVPEGMGPRPDRPELLLPDSLVFHARANGDILEVRTASGWSPFYIKGVNIGAALPGRFPSEFPDSATYRGWIDEIAAMGTNTIRVYTLHPPSFYSALAAHNEAHPDRALWLLHGVWAELPPGDDYHNAIWKAEFFGEMERVIDVLHGRADVRPRPGHAAGYYTADVSRWTLGLILGREWEPYSVAEFNERYPGPRGWDGRYVGIDDAPAMDAWMAEAMDHAVAYETLEYRTQRPVAYTNWPTLDPMRHAVEINSQDELAIRGVDYDRTRRVHNEDEVALGEVPVSATAQYPAGWFAAFHVYPYYPDFLVHDPVYGAAESPYGKSSYFGYMTDLKQRFQGVPLVIAEYGVPTSWGIAHFNPQGWHHGGHTEAESAEINARLTREIAAANMAGGVLFAWIDEWFKHSWVEQPNEQPAERNRMWWNRMNPEQHYGVNALEPVMRLGETLGQRRAAWDTIAPLYAGADGTRIRTHADEAFLWLHVSGPAATAATIGSLAVGFDIVDAAAGALRFPGAGAPPSAAGLEYVLEIDSAEARIVAAPGAFAFEVQTLPRGAVRGDIASQIQNRPTGFFTGSYTHGLRPAHSRASKADGRYERLLTVVNRARVAADSTHYLGMGYDRGVLREGPLPDGAWERIGAGAIEVRIPWSLIGVTDPSSRYVRDPATTESRQVDGIRIVAAARGARGEWQVWPESGQSQDVAHFTWTAWEQPRFRSRRRPVFDAMRQVFQELTPAARVVNP, encoded by the coding sequence GACAGCGCACGCATGCACCTGGAATGGGTGTTGAAGCACAACGCTCGGCACGTGGACGCGCTCACGGGCCTGGGCCTCGTCGCATGGCGCGCCGTGGAGTACGACGAGGCGCGCAGCCTGTTCGAGCAGGTACTGCGGCTCGATCCCGAGCGTGATGACGTGCGTCGTCACCTCGCGAGTGTACCGGAAGGCATGGGTCCGCGGCCGGACCGGCCGGAGCTCCTGCTCCCGGACTCGCTGGTGTTCCATGCACGCGCCAACGGCGACATCCTGGAGGTTCGCACTGCCAGTGGCTGGTCGCCGTTCTATATCAAGGGTGTAAACATCGGCGCGGCTCTGCCCGGCCGGTTCCCGAGCGAGTTCCCCGATTCGGCAACGTACCGCGGCTGGATCGATGAGATCGCCGCGATGGGCACGAACACCATCCGCGTCTACACGCTGCACCCGCCATCGTTCTACAGCGCGCTCGCCGCGCACAACGAGGCGCACCCGGATCGCGCGCTGTGGCTGCTGCACGGCGTGTGGGCGGAGCTGCCGCCGGGCGACGACTACCATAACGCGATCTGGAAGGCGGAGTTCTTCGGCGAGATGGAGCGCGTCATCGACGTGCTGCACGGCCGTGCGGATGTGCGGCCGCGGCCCGGCCACGCGGCCGGCTACTACACCGCCGATGTGTCGCGCTGGACGCTCGGCCTGATCCTCGGCCGCGAGTGGGAGCCGTACTCGGTCGCGGAATTCAACGAGCGCTACCCCGGTCCGCGCGGGTGGGACGGCCGTTACGTGGGGATCGATGACGCGCCGGCAATGGATGCCTGGATGGCGGAAGCGATGGACCACGCGGTCGCGTACGAAACGCTGGAGTATCGCACACAACGACCTGTCGCCTACACGAACTGGCCGACGCTCGACCCGATGCGACACGCGGTCGAGATCAACAGCCAGGATGAGCTGGCGATCCGCGGTGTGGACTACGATCGGACCCGGCGTGTGCACAACGAGGATGAGGTCGCGCTGGGCGAGGTGCCGGTGAGCGCGACGGCGCAGTACCCGGCCGGCTGGTTCGCGGCGTTCCACGTCTACCCGTACTACCCGGACTTCCTGGTGCACGACCCGGTCTACGGCGCGGCGGAGTCTCCGTACGGTAAGTCGTCGTACTTCGGCTACATGACGGACCTGAAGCAGCGGTTCCAGGGCGTGCCGCTCGTCATCGCGGAGTACGGTGTGCCGACGAGCTGGGGCATCGCGCACTTCAATCCGCAGGGCTGGCATCACGGCGGCCATACAGAGGCGGAGAGCGCGGAGATCAATGCGCGGCTCACACGCGAGATCGCAGCGGCGAACATGGCGGGCGGCGTGCTGTTCGCGTGGATCGACGAGTGGTTCAAGCATAGCTGGGTCGAGCAGCCCAACGAGCAGCCCGCCGAGCGGAACCGCATGTGGTGGAACCGCATGAACCCGGAGCAGCACTACGGCGTGAACGCGCTCGAGCCTGTCATGCGGCTGGGCGAAACACTCGGGCAGCGCCGTGCTGCATGGGACACCATCGCGCCGCTCTACGCAGGCGCGGACGGCACACGCATCCGCACACATGCCGACGAGGCCTTCCTGTGGCTGCACGTGAGCGGTCCGGCCGCCACGGCCGCCACGATCGGCAGTCTGGCCGTCGGCTTCGACATCGTCGATGCCGCCGCCGGCGCGCTGCGGTTCCCGGGCGCGGGTGCACCGCCGAGCGCCGCAGGACTGGAGTATGTGCTCGAGATCGATTCCGCGGAGGCGCGTATCGTCGCGGCTCCGGGTGCTTTCGCGTTCGAGGTGCAGACGCTGCCGCGCGGCGCGGTGCGGGGTGACATTGCCAGTCAGATCCAGAACAGGCCGACGGGCTTCTTCACGGGCTCCTACACGCATGGCCTGCGGCCGGCACACAGCCGCGCGTCGAAGGCGGACGGCCGTTACGAGCGTCTTCTGACCGTAGTGAACCGCGCCCGGGTCGCGGCCGATTCGACGCATTACCTGGGGATGGGCTATGACCGCGGCGTGCTGCGCGAGGGTCCGCTCCCGGATGGAGCGTGGGAACGCATCGGCGCCGGTGCGATCGAAGTTCGCATTCCGTGGAGCCTCATCGGCGTGACCGACCCCAGCAGCCGTTACGTGCGGGATCCCGCCACCACTGAATCGCGGCAGGTGGATGGCATCCGCATCGTCGCCGCCGCGCGCGGGGCGCGCGGCGAGTGGCAGGTCTGGCCGGAGTCAGGCCAGAGTCAGGATGTCGCGCATTTCACATGGACGGCCTGGGAGCAGCCGCGCTTCCGGAGCCGGCGCCGCCCGGTGTTCGACGCCATGCGGCAGGTATTCCAGGAACTGACTCCGGCAGCGCGCGTGGTGAACCCATGA